The following proteins come from a genomic window of Proteinivorax hydrogeniformans:
- a CDS encoding sigma-70 family RNA polymerase sigma factor has translation MLKKYKTSQKKRTNYIYYPAEGGQIVITPGENGVTEADIELLHSIDDNEVDKQRRYNYRVTTHLDAYKDKENESVDDRNKYLADESLNPESIYIEAEEEGEHQEMLGKLTQAMECLLPQQKELFKKVYMDKRSNTDIAAEEGVTEAAIRKRLKKIHAKLRKNFS, from the coding sequence ATGTTAAAAAAGTACAAAACAAGCCAAAAGAAGAGAACAAATTACATCTATTATCCCGCTGAAGGGGGACAAATCGTTATTACTCCAGGGGAAAATGGAGTTACCGAAGCAGACATCGAACTTCTTCATTCTATTGACGACAATGAAGTGGACAAGCAGCGTCGCTATAATTACAGAGTTACTACCCATCTGGATGCCTACAAAGACAAAGAAAATGAATCAGTAGATGATCGCAACAAATACCTAGCAGATGAAAGTTTAAACCCTGAGAGCATTTATATTGAAGCGGAGGAAGAAGGCGAACATCAAGAAATGCTGGGTAAACTTACTCAAGCTATGGAGTGTCTTTTACCGCAGCAGAAAGAACTGTTTAAGAAAGTATATATGGACAAGCGTTCCAACACAGACATCGCCGCTGAAGAAGGCGTAACGGAAGCGGCAATCCGGAAACGGCTAAAAAAGATCCATGCAAAATTAAGAAAAAACTTTTCATAA